The following proteins come from a genomic window of Triticum aestivum cultivar Chinese Spring chromosome 6A, IWGSC CS RefSeq v2.1, whole genome shotgun sequence:
- the LOC123130267 gene encoding probable xyloglucan endotransglucosylase/hydrolase protein 30: MSRLASALLALATAAAVAVAVAARPAVDVTATVAFGEGYTPLFGFDNILRSADDRTVSLLLDRTTGSGFISSAMYQHGFFSASIKLPSDYTAGVVVAFYTSNGDVFPKTHDELDFEFLGNIRGKPWRMQTNMYGNGSVSRGREERYVLPFDPTTEFHRYSILWARDAVVFYVDDVPVRHLRHARAGRDFPAKPMSLYATVWDASNWATSGGRYRVDYHYGPFVASFTDLALAGCRASSPTEEGCADALAASDPAVMTLAKQQAMRQFRERNMVYSYCYDTRRYPVPFPECDLVESERSRFKDSGHRLALRRRRVGRRPPNKADM; this comes from the exons ATGTCGCGGTTGGCGTCGGCGCTGCTTGCCCTGGCGACGGCggccgcggtggcggtggcggtggcggcgcggccggCGGTGGACGTGACCGCGACGGTGGCCTTCGGGGAGGGCTACACGCCGCTCTTCGGCTTCGACAACATCCTCCGCTCCGCCGACGACCGCACCGTCAGCCTCCTCCTCGACCGCACCACCG GGTCGGGGTTCATCTCGTCGGCCATGTACCAGCACGGCTTCTTCAGCGCGTCCATCAAGCTGCCGTCCGACTACACGGCGGGGGTGGTGGTGGCGTTCTACACGTCCAACGGCGACGTGTTCCCCAAGACGCACGACGAGCTGGACTTCGAGTTCCTGGGCAACATCCGGGGCAAGCCGTGGCGGATGCAGACCAACATGTACGGCAACGGCAGCGTCAGCCGGGGCCGGGAGGAGCGCTACGTGCTGCCCTTCGACCCCACCACCGAGTTCCACCGCTACTCCATCCTCTGGGCGCGCGACGCCGTCGTCTTCTACGTCGACGACGTGCCCGTGCGCCACCTGCGCCACGCCCGCGCCGGCCGCGACTTCCCGGCCAAGCCCATGTCGCTCTACGCCACCGTCTGGGACGCTTCCAACTGGGCCACCTCCGGCGGCCGCTACCGCGTAGACTACCACTACGGGCCCTTCGTCGCCTCCTTCACCGACCTCGCCCTCGCCGGTTGCCGCGCCTCCTCCCCCACGGAAGAAGGCTGCGCCGACGCGCTGGCCGCGTCCGACCCCGCCGTCATGACGCTCGCCAAGCAGCAGGCCATGCGCCAGTTCAGGGAGCGCAACATGGTCTACTCATACTGCTACGACACCAGGCGCTACCCCGTGCCCTTCCCGGAGTGCGACCTCGTCGAGTCGGAGCGGAGCAGGTTCAAGGACAGCGGCCACCGGCTCGCGCTCAGGCGCCGCCGCGTCGGCCGCCGGCCGCCCAACAAGGCCGACATGTAG